Within the Achromobacter spanius genome, the region GCATACCGGCCCAATCTAGGACCAATTGACTCTCCTATCTGCAGCCCGCCATGGGCACGCCCTGGCGGCTATCGGGGCGCCATTCCCTTTCTAAGCTTGTCCGGCGCTTCCAGCAGGGAAGAGGTGATTCCTTCACGTTCTTGCACACAGGGTTCGTCGCGCAGGTTCTTCATGAAGTCGTCGTAAAGCTCGCCCGTGACCCCTGCAGGCCGCTTGAAGTCGCTGGACAACTGATACGCGCGTAACAACACCGAGCGCATCCGCTTGACCTCCCAGAGCAGCGAGATCACATCGGAGTTCCAGGGCTGGCGTTCGCGGATGGTGCGAAGGTCGTCAAGGGTGAGGGGGGCTTTGAACGTCATGGCGGAATATACTGTTTGTATATCCAGTATATTCCATCAAAAACGGGGACGTTCCTCACTATCGCAACAAGAGTCCTGCGACGATGCGGACACGAGAGGATTTGGCCGTCTTGATATGCCGAATGCCCGGTAATTCGACGCGCCAATGGAAGAGCGCCCCAGCTCAAGATGAGTCTGAGGCGCTCCTGCCCGGCTTCGCACGCGATGGGTGTCAGACAGCCCGGCAACTCAAATCTACTGCTGCGAAAACCCATCGGCAATAGGGAAAACCCCAGAAAATTAAAGGGTTACAAGAATCTTGAGTGGGGTCCGTCCACGAACTGCATGAGCCCTTCGCCGCCGCCGGCGCGAAGGGCTTTTTCTTGTTGGGCCCTCACGTCCTTACGCACGTCAAGGCTACGAGATCTTTTTGCCCACCTCGGCTTCCGCGAATTGTGACGGCCAGGTGCCAAGCCGACACTGACGCTTCATTCAACGCAGCGGAGAACAGAAATGTGGAGCAGTCGAAAACGGCAATTGGGCCAAGGTATGACGGAATACATCGTTGTCGTGGCGCTGGTAGCGGTGGCGGCCATTGCCGTCTACCAGTATTTCGGTCAGGTGGTGCGCTCACAAACCGCCGCCATGGCTCGCGAGCTTGCAGGGGAAGATGGCGGCACGCAGACGCGCGCGGCACAGCAGGCGGCTCAGAAGGCAGCCGCTCAGGCCAAGGCACGGTCCCTCAAGTCCTTTACCGGCAATGCCTCGGATGCGAAGTGATGACGCAGATGCGCATGCCTCCCAGCCTTCAGCAAGGGCAGGCATTGGTGCTGGGCATGCTGATCGTGTCGGTTGCGGCGGCATCCCTGGTTGTGCTCTACAACCTGGGGCAAACGGCGGAAGGCCGGATGCGCTTGACCCATGCGGCGGATGCGGCCGCATACAGCGGCGCGCTTGAGCAGGCACGTACGCTCAATGCCCTTGCCTATGTGAACCGTACGCAGATTGCGCATCAAGTCGCCATGGCGCATTTGGTCACCTTGGCGGCCGCCGCACAGTACGGCCGCACCATGCAGGCCCAACGTACCCGGGGTAACCCGCCAGCAGGCTTGATCGCCATGCTGTTTGGCCCGGATATGGGGCTTGCTTATCGGGCAGGGCAGGCGTTGCCCGAGGCCGAGCCGCGGTTGGCAAACGCGTTTGCGCAACATGACCATGTTGTGCATCGGGTATTGGAAGCGGCGGCGGCATCGGCCATGGCGGGGCTGTCGGCCTCGCGCGATCGCATCATGCGCAAAGTCCTGGAAGCCAACATGGCTGATCCAGACCCGGATCAGGGTTTGGATTCGGATACGGGATCAGGTTCGGCTTTTGGGAAGTCGCCACGTGCGCGGGGTCTTACCTTGCATCTGCTGTCGGATGCGTGGCCCGGGTTCGCTCAGCGCCAGGTCGCTACGCGCGGCGTGGGGTTGCGGCCAGCAGTGGAACAGGCGGCCGACCGCTATGGATATCTGCAAAGGCGCAACGCCACACGCCGCAATCCCTGGCCGGTCAGCAAGCGGTGTCCGTTGAAGCGGCATGAGTTGCGCCGCCGCGGTTCGACATGGCTTGGGCCCGATGGGCGTTGGGGCGCCTTGGACACGCAGTCCTTTCATGCGCTGCGGTCCAATCGATGGATCGGCTGCTATTACCGGGAATACGCAATGGGCTGGGGAACGGCGCAAGGCCAGAAGTCCAGGGCGCCAGATGGCTTGGACTACGTGGACGAGCCGCCCGCGGACTTTTCCCAAGAGGACTTTTGGCGCTGGGTGGAGCACTCCACCGCGTGGGACATCTTCAGCGGCGTGACCAACCCCATGGCGAATTCCTATGCGATGGCGTCTGCGCAGCGTTGGCCGGGCAAAGGCTTGCCGGCTTACCGCGAAGTCAAGGCGTCGCGCGTGCGCGCGAGGCTGCGTTTTGCCGTGCGCGTGCGTTTGTCCGGTTCCGTGCTGAAGACCACCGATGCGGACAGCGTATTGGCGTCGCCGACGGGCATCTTTCGCTATGCCGCCCTGGGGCAGTCCGGCGGGATCACCGTGACCAGCGCCGCCGAAACGTATTTCTTGCGGCCAGAGCAACGTGCGGATCGCCGTGAAGAACTGGCCACCTTGTTTCGACCCTATTGGCAGGCACGTCTATCCGCAGTCACACCCCAAGAAGCCTTGCTGTCCCGGAGGACGCCATGACGCAAAGGTGTTTGTATTCCAGTCTTCCGGCGAGGCAACAGGGGCAGGCAATCGTTGAGGCCCTGCTGATGCTGCCGCTGATGGCTGTGTTGGTTTGGGCGGTGACCTGGGCCGGCGGGCTGCAGTTTTCGGCGCAACAGTTGTCGCAGGCTAGCCGCAAGACAGCGATGTCCGGCGCACTGGGGCAGCCTGTGGCGCCAGCACATTCCATGGCAGCTACCGGACAGCGCCAACGGGTTCTTGAGCTGCCCGGCTTTGCGCCTTCGAACATGTCTGTATTGCAAGACGAATGGTTTGGCGTGGGCCTGCGCCTGCTGTCGGTGTATGCGCGCTCGATGCCCTCGCAGGCGGGGCGAGCGCCGATCATTGCGCGCCACGCGCATGTGGCGATGGGCGCCGGTCATGCACACGGAGATGCCGACGCGCACCGCCGGATTGGCAATGCACCGACTGCATGGCGTCAGGTTGAACGCGTGTCGCTTGCGCAGGCGCGACGAGTCGGGCCCGCCACACGGCGCATGGACGGCCCCTGGCGGCGGCCGGCACTACAGACTGATTGGCTATCGGCATGGGCGGATGTGGTGCCGCCTGACCGGTTGGGAACACGTAAAGGACGAAAGCCATGAATGCGCACTCAATGACTTCGATTCGCCGGACAAGGCCTGTCGTCGTCCGCCTGATTCGCCCCTTGGTGTTGACGATAGGGGTCGCGAGTGTGACGGGACCCTGCGTCGCGCAGCCCTCGCAGTCCGCAACGACGGCTCCGGCATTCTTGAGCCGACTGCGCTTGCCCGAAGGATCCACCCATGCCTTGCTGGCCGACCGCGTGTGGCTTCATGGCTATCCGGCACAAGTGCTGGTGTTCGACGCACCGGTGGATACCCGTGCGGTGGTCCGCGCGTTGGCGGATCAGCAGCCGGGCTTGTCCGATCTGAATGTGTTGCCGGGTCATCTCATCCTGTCTGGCTGGATCGACGACCAGCAATGGGTGGTGCAACTGCAAAGTGCAGGTCCCAGCCGGACCGTCGGCACGGTCTCCTCGCTGCGCATGATGGCCCCGCCAAACCCCGTGGCGCCCGCCTGGCTGCCAGTGGGTGCACGGCTACGCCTTGATTTTGCGGTGATGGAGGCGGGCGTCAAAGTGTGGGAGCGCATTTGGCAGCACGGCTTGCCGCCTACTCGGCTGGCGCCCTTGCTACAAGCGGCCCTGTTGCGCGACGGGTGGCGCCTTGAAGCAGAGGACGGCGCCTTGCATTCATGGACGCGCGCGAATCAACGCATGCAGGTGTCGTTGGTGCCGTTGGATGCGGGTAGCGGCCTGCGGGTCAGAAGGTGGGCGCCATGAAGGCTGTACTGATGCATGGCGTGTCCCGGCTACGCCGCGCAGGCGTGTATGGCTTGGCGTTGTTGGCCGGGCTGTTGTCGGCATGGGCGGTGCGCGAGCACGTGCAGCAACGGGTAGAGGCATTGGAAGCCGAGGCCCGCACACCGGTTGTCGAGCGTCTGGTTGCCGCCTATGACCTTGCCGCGGGTACGCGGCTGGAAGAGGCTGACGTGGCGGTGCGCGAAATTCCGGCGCAGTGGGCATCTTCCGCCAGCCTGGACCCGCTGGCATTGAACAACTTGCTTGGCGGCACCCTGGTGGCGGATGTGGCCCACGGTGAACCGCTGCTGAAGTCACATCTGACTTTCTCCATGCCGACCCCCGCTCTGGCATCCCGATTGCGCGCGGGTCAGCGGGCGCTGACTGTCGCCGCGGCTGACCTTGGCGGGCTGGCCGATATGCTGCATGCGGGAGATCTTATCGATATCTACGTGACCTTTCCCCATCGCCAAAAAGAACTCACCGTGCCTTTGCTGCAGGGCATGCGCGTGCTGACGGTTGGCGCCGGGGCCGATGAGGACGAGGCGGCAACCGGTGCCGGCGGCATTACGCTTGCCGCTGATCCGGACCAAGCCATGAAATTCGTCGCTGCCAGGCAGGCTGGCTCGTTGACGGCCATGCTGCGACATCGCGACGATGAGGCGGCCGTTGCCGAATCCACGCAGACGGATCTGGCCTCGCTCATCGGATTGGCGCCCGAACCCGCGCCCGCGCCAGGCGTTGCGATCTTGTACGGGGACCGCATGCAGGTCCAATCGCCTGTTCCTTCAGACGCCGCCGCAATGGCGGGCATTGCTTCGGAGCGGCCATGAGACGCCTCGCATTCATCCTGGGCGTCATCACGCTTGCCCTGACGTCCGCAGCGGCCAACGCCACCTCAGCCACCTCCGCCGCCTCAAACGAGCCGCAAGCGCTGGAGTTGCAGGTGGGTGAAACCCGGGTGCTGCCGCACCCCGGAGTGAAAAGAGTGGCCATTGGAAATGGACAGGTCTTGAGCGCTGTTGCGACCGAGGGCCGGGAGGTCGTGATATTTGCCCGCGCCGAAGGGGTGTCGTCGGTGCACGTGTGGACAGCCGGAGGCAAGCCGAAAGCCTATGACTTGCGCGTCGTTGCCGCTGGCGCACCACGTTTGCGGGCAGAGGTTGAGTCGCTGCTTGCCCGTATCCCCGGCGCGCGCAGCACCACGGTGGGAGGGCGTATCGTGATCGAAGGAGACGATTTGTCCGACGACGACCGGGCACGCATCGCCGCCTTGGCCGAACGTTACCCCGCCATCCTGGACTTCACCGGGCAAGTGGGATGGGATCGCATGGTGCTGCTTGATGTGCAGGTTGTCGAGATTCCCACATCGCGTATGCGCGAGTTCGGCCTGCGCTGGGATGGAGTGACCCAAGGCGGTGCCAATGCCGGCATGGCCTGGGACGCCGGCTCGCGGGGGCGCATGACCCGACCCGGCGAATCCATCATCGAGACCACCGGGCCGGTGCCGGCCGCCGCGGGGTATTTCGGGGTCAATGCTCTGCTGTCCGCTCGCATCGCCGCGCTGGCTCAAAGCGGTGAAGCCGTCATGCTGGCGCAGCCGCAACTGCTTGCGCGCAGCGGCGCCAGCGCCACGTTCCTGGCGGGCGGCGAGGTTCCCTACACGTCGACCGATTCGCGTGGCAATCCCACCACCTTGTTCAAACCGTATGGCGTGTCGCTCAACATTACGCCGCGCATCGATCGAAACGGTGTGATTCGGTCGTTGATCGAAGTCGAGGCCAGTTCTGTCGACACGTCGCTTAGTGTGGCGGGCGGCCCGGCTTTGCGGACGCGGCGGGCTTCCACCGAGTTCAACGTCAGATCGGGCAATACGCTGGTCATTGGGGGATTCTTGTCGCGAGAACAAGGCCAGGAAATCAATGGACTGCCCTGGTTGCAGAACATCCCCATTCTTGGGGCCTTGTTCTCGTCGAGGCGGTTTCAGCAGCGCGAAACCGAACTGGCCATTTTTGTGACGCCCAAGATCGTGTCGCAAAGCGAGCCCGCAATGCAGGATCGGGTGCGGCGCGGACGTGGGGTGTTGGAGACGGCGTTTCCAGAGCCGCCACGCCTGGGAACCGCAACGCCCGTGACCGCCGAAGCTTGGGATCCCTATGCAGGCGCAGGCTCGCAATGGGTCGCCCGCGATGATTCCCCGCCGACGCCACAGCGAGAGTGATGAAATGCTCGATATCGAAATGACATTTGAAGATTCCGGCGTTCGCCGACTGTTGGCGCCGACACCGGTGCTGATCGGACGGGGCGCTCAGTGCGGCTTGCGTATCGTCAATTGGCGGGTGGGGCGGCAGCATGCCCGCTTGCTTCGTCAAGACGACGATATCGTTCTGGAGGACCTGGGCACCTTGGCAGGCACCATCGTGAACGGAGCAAGAGTGGTGCGTCATGCGCCGGTCTTGCCCGACGACGATATCCTGATAGGCCCTTGCCGCCTGCGCGTCCGGTGGGTCGCGCCGGATGATGCCGCGCCGGCCCTCGCTGTCGCCTTGGCCGTCGCGCCCGCATCACCGCAGGCAGCGGTGGCGCCCCCGGCTGAGACTGCTTCGCCTTCAATGGTCGCGACGTCGTTGCCGTCCATTGCGCCACAGCGCGTGCAGGCACGGCGGCGCCTGCACGCGGCGTTGCTTGACGCGCTGGACCTGCGCCGGCGCGACGTCGCGGGCATGAGCGACGGCACGTTGCGCGCGGAAGCCGAACGTTTGCTGACGCATATCGTCGCGTCGGACGTCGATTTGCCCGACGATGCGGACAAGCAGGCCTTGTGTCGAGAGGTACTGGACGAAGCCGTGGGCTTGGGACCCTTGGAACCCTTGCTGGCCGCGCCCGACATCACCGAGATCATGGTCAACCGTTATGACGAGATCTATGTGGAACGCGCCGGGCGGCTCTGGCGACATCCCGCCGCATTCACCAGCGAACAATCGGTGCGTTGGGTGATCGAACGCATCGTCACGCCACTGGGCCGCCGTATCGACGAAAGCTCTCCGATGGTTGACGCACGCTTGCCCGATGGATCGCGCGTGCACGCCATCATTCCTCCGGTGGCGATGAAAGGGGCCAGCCTGACCATCCGCAAGTTTCCGCAGCGACGCCCCCAGATGTCCGACTTGATCGCGGCGGCTTCCTTGAGCGAGGCCATGGCGCGGTTCCTGGCACTGTGCGTCAGAATGCGCAAGAATCTGGTTGTGTCCGGCGGCACGGGCTCGGGCAAAACAACCTTGCTGAACATCTTGTCCAACGAAATCCCCGATGGCGAGCGGGTCGTCACCATTGAGGATGCCGCCGAGTTGCGGCTGAATCACGATCATCTGGTGGCGCTGGAAGCGCGCCCCGCCAACCAGGAGGGCAGGGGGCATATCGCCATACGCGAGCTGGTACGCAATGCGCTGCGCATGCGGCCTGATCGTATCGTCGTCGGGGAATGCCGGGGCGCCGAAGCGTTCGACATGTTGACGGCCATGAATACGGGCCATGAGGGCTCGTTGACAACCCTGCATGCGAATTCACCCCGCGACGCCTTGGGCCGGCTGGAATCGATGATCCTGATGGCGGGCCTGGATTTGCCCTTGTCCGCCGTGCGGGAACAAATCGCCGCCAGCGTCGAACTTGTGGTGCAGCAGGCCCGCTTGGCGGATGGCCGCCGAGTCGTGACGTCGATCGTCGAAGTCGCGGGTATGGAAAGCGGGCGCATACAACTGCAGGAGCTATTCCGATTTGATCGGGCGACGGGGTTCAAGGGCAGTGGCGCTTTGCCCAGCTTTTCGCAAGGCTGGGCTGAGGACGGTGTGTCGATGGACCCGGCGTGGTTCACCGAAACATCGGCAACGAAGGGATCGCCTTCGTCCAGGTTTGCACCGGAGCTTCCATGATCTGGTTGGCGGCGGCGGGCGCGATGTGCTGCGCGGCGGTGTTGGTGATGCATGCCCAGGCCTGGTTTGCGCCGGCGTTGCGCCGCTACCGGGAGCTATACACGCAAGACGCGGGGGTCCGTCTAAGTGAATTGTTCCTGTTCATCGACCCGGCACAGTTGTGGCTGGCGGCAGTCGCCTGCGCGGCCCTGTCGGCGGCGCTGACTTTTTCGCTGACCGCCAGCGGCATCCTGGCGACGCTGCTGGCCGGGCTGGCCTCGCGCGCGCCTCGCATGACGGTCGAGATGCTGCGGCGTAGACGGGCACGCCGTTTCGAACAGCAATTGCCGATGGCTTTGCAGATGCTCGCGTCGGCTTTGCGCGCAGGGGTCGCATTGCCCACGGGCCTGCGCCACGTGGTCGAGCAGAGCGGTGTGCCGCTGGCCCAGGAATTTGGCCTGATGCTGCGCGAACAGCGTCTGGGTGTGCCGTGGGACGCGGCGCTGGGAAATTTGCAATTGAGGATGCCGGCCGACTCCACCTCGCTGGTGG harbors:
- a CDS encoding TadE family protein, which translates into the protein MTQRCLYSSLPARQQGQAIVEALLMLPLMAVLVWAVTWAGGLQFSAQQLSQASRKTAMSGALGQPVAPAHSMAATGQRQRVLELPGFAPSNMSVLQDEWFGVGLRLLSVYARSMPSQAGRAPIIARHAHVAMGAGHAHGDADAHRRIGNAPTAWRQVERVSLAQARRVGPATRRMDGPWRRPALQTDWLSAWADVVPPDRLGTRKGRKP
- a CDS encoding type II secretion system F family protein; its protein translation is MIWLAAAGAMCCAAVLVMHAQAWFAPALRRYRELYTQDAGVRLSELFLFIDPAQLWLAAVACAALSAALTFSLTASGILATLLAGLASRAPRMTVEMLRRRRARRFEQQLPMALQMLASALRAGVALPTGLRHVVEQSGVPLAQEFGLMLREQRLGVPWDAALGNLQLRMPADSTSLVVAAMRIASQTGGNLAEALESIAQTLRARLQLQAKLQALTSQGRLQAWIVGALPLALLAVLNQLEPEIMSLLWHTPMGWSVLAIVAVLETAGVLLIRRIIRIEL
- the cpaB gene encoding Flp pilus assembly protein CpaB; amino-acid sequence: MKAVLMHGVSRLRRAGVYGLALLAGLLSAWAVREHVQQRVEALEAEARTPVVERLVAAYDLAAGTRLEEADVAVREIPAQWASSASLDPLALNNLLGGTLVADVAHGEPLLKSHLTFSMPTPALASRLRAGQRALTVAAADLGGLADMLHAGDLIDIYVTFPHRQKELTVPLLQGMRVLTVGAGADEDEAATGAGGITLAADPDQAMKFVAARQAGSLTAMLRHRDDEAAVAESTQTDLASLIGLAPEPAPAPGVAILYGDRMQVQSPVPSDAAAMAGIASERP
- a CDS encoding type II and III secretion system protein family protein, giving the protein MRRLAFILGVITLALTSAAANATSATSAASNEPQALELQVGETRVLPHPGVKRVAIGNGQVLSAVATEGREVVIFARAEGVSSVHVWTAGGKPKAYDLRVVAAGAPRLRAEVESLLARIPGARSTTVGGRIVIEGDDLSDDDRARIAALAERYPAILDFTGQVGWDRMVLLDVQVVEIPTSRMREFGLRWDGVTQGGANAGMAWDAGSRGRMTRPGESIIETTGPVPAAAGYFGVNALLSARIAALAQSGEAVMLAQPQLLARSGASATFLAGGEVPYTSTDSRGNPTTLFKPYGVSLNITPRIDRNGVIRSLIEVEASSVDTSLSVAGGPALRTRRASTEFNVRSGNTLVIGGFLSREQGQEINGLPWLQNIPILGALFSSRRFQQRETELAIFVTPKIVSQSEPAMQDRVRRGRGVLETAFPEPPRLGTATPVTAEAWDPYAGAGSQWVARDDSPPTPQRE
- a CDS encoding ATPase, T2SS/T4P/T4SS family, which produces MTFEDSGVRRLLAPTPVLIGRGAQCGLRIVNWRVGRQHARLLRQDDDIVLEDLGTLAGTIVNGARVVRHAPVLPDDDILIGPCRLRVRWVAPDDAAPALAVALAVAPASPQAAVAPPAETASPSMVATSLPSIAPQRVQARRRLHAALLDALDLRRRDVAGMSDGTLRAEAERLLTHIVASDVDLPDDADKQALCREVLDEAVGLGPLEPLLAAPDITEIMVNRYDEIYVERAGRLWRHPAAFTSEQSVRWVIERIVTPLGRRIDESSPMVDARLPDGSRVHAIIPPVAMKGASLTIRKFPQRRPQMSDLIAAASLSEAMARFLALCVRMRKNLVVSGGTGSGKTTLLNILSNEIPDGERVVTIEDAAELRLNHDHLVALEARPANQEGRGHIAIRELVRNALRMRPDRIVVGECRGAEAFDMLTAMNTGHEGSLTTLHANSPRDALGRLESMILMAGLDLPLSAVREQIAASVELVVQQARLADGRRVVTSIVEVAGMESGRIQLQELFRFDRATGFKGSGALPSFSQGWAEDGVSMDPAWFTETSATKGSPSSRFAPELP